The proteins below come from a single Cricetulus griseus strain 17A/GY chromosome 6, alternate assembly CriGri-PICRH-1.0, whole genome shotgun sequence genomic window:
- the Nnat gene encoding neuronatin isoform X1: MAAVAAASAELLIIGWYIFRVLLQTLSPMRPRPAGNKDSGVRRSPAADDLNATNALRNTRCVQVLPAEAGAHSVQDRAAGAGGAQAASPQLRPQIPALGGRVIRCSCASRPAWEPVPRRNEGSPVLSRQRSTCQGQ, from the exons ATGGCCGCAGTGGCAGCAGCCTCGGCAGAACTGCTCATCATCGGCTGGTACATCTTCCGCGTGCTGCTGCAG ACCCTGTCCCCAATGCGCCCGCGCCCAGCCGGGAACAAAGACTCAGGGGTGCGGCGGTCGCCCGCTGCGGACGATCTTAACGCGACCAATGCGTTAAGAAACACCCGCT GTGTTCAGGTACTCCCTGCAGAAGCTGGCGCACACAGTGTCCAGGACCGGGCGGCAGGTGCTGGGGGAGCGCAGGCAGCGAGCCCCCAACTGAGGCCCCAGATCCCAGCCCTGGGCGGCCGTGTCATCAGGTGCTCCTGTGCTTCTCGACCAGCATGGGAGCCAGTGCCGCGCAGGAATGAGGGGTCTCCTGTGCTCTCTCGTCAGAGGAGCACTTGCCAAGGTCAGTGA
- the Nnat gene encoding neuronatin isoform X2, whose amino-acid sequence MAAVAAASAELLIIGWYIFRVLLQVFLECCIYWVGFAFRNPPGTQPIARSVQVLPAEAGAHSVQDRAAGAGGAQAASPQLRPQIPALGGRVIRCSCASRPAWEPVPRRNEGSPVLSRQRSTCQGQ is encoded by the exons ATGGCCGCAGTGGCAGCAGCCTCGGCAGAACTGCTCATCATCGGCTGGTACATCTTCCGCGTGCTGCTGCAG GTGTTCCTGGAATGCTGCATTTACTGGGTAGGATTCGCTTTTCGAAATCCACCAGGGACACAGCCCATTGCGAGAA GTGTTCAGGTACTCCCTGCAGAAGCTGGCGCACACAGTGTCCAGGACCGGGCGGCAGGTGCTGGGGGAGCGCAGGCAGCGAGCCCCCAACTGAGGCCCCAGATCCCAGCCCTGGGCGGCCGTGTCATCAGGTGCTCCTGTGCTTCTCGACCAGCATGGGAGCCAGTGCCGCGCAGGAATGAGGGGTCTCCTGTGCTCTCTCGTCAGAGGAGCACTTGCCAAGGTCAGTGA
- the Blcap gene encoding bladder cancer-associated protein, giving the protein MYCLQWLLPVLLIPKPLNPALWFSHSMFMGFYLLSFLLERKPCTICALVFLAALFLICYSCWGNCFLYHCSDSPLPESAHDPGVVGT; this is encoded by the coding sequence ATGTATTGCCTCCAGTGGTTGCTGCCCGTCCTCCTCATCCCCAAGCCCCTCAACCCCGCTCTGTGGTTCAGCCACTCCATGTTCATGGGCTTCTACCTGCTCAGCTTCCTCCTGGAACGGAAACCTTGCACAATATGTGCCTTGGTTTTCCTGGCAGCCCTCTTCCTTATCTGCTATAGCTGCTGGGGAAATTGTTTCCTGTACCACTGCTCCGATTCCCCACTTCCGGAATCAGCCCATGACCCTGGTGTTGTGGGCACCTAA
- the Nnat gene encoding neuronatin isoform X3 codes for MAAVAAASAELLIIGWYIFRVLLQVFLECCIYWVGFAFRNPPGTQPIARSEVFRYSLQKLAHTVSRTGRQVLGERRQRAPN; via the exons ATGGCCGCAGTGGCAGCAGCCTCGGCAGAACTGCTCATCATCGGCTGGTACATCTTCCGCGTGCTGCTGCAG GTGTTCCTGGAATGCTGCATTTACTGGGTAGGATTCGCTTTTCGAAATCCACCAGGGACACAGCCCATTGCGAGAAGTGAG GTGTTCAGGTACTCCCTGCAGAAGCTGGCGCACACAGTGTCCAGGACCGGGCGGCAGGTGCTGGGGGAGCGCAGGCAGCGAGCCCCCAACTGA